TTTTGACCATGCGCCTGCCCGAGCAGGGGGTAACCGACCGGATCGTGCTGCCGCCGGATGAGAGCCTTGATAAATGGTTCGCCTACCTGGCAAAACCTATGACCAAGCTTCCGGAAGGGATGGAGGTGCGGGCCGACCGCCAAGGGAGCACCTGGAATGTCCAGTTGTCTCCCAAGGGCAAGGGTGGAGTCAAGGACCTGGCCATCAGCTTCGATGCCGACGGCAAGATCAAGCGCCTGGCAATCGATGAGCGAAACGGAGACCGAACAGTCATCAAGTTTGCCAACATGCGGCGCAATGCCGGCCTGACAGAAAAGGACTTTCTCCTGGATTAGATCCAGTCATTATCCCCATGCCCAATGCCATCCGCACCATAACCCGTTCGTTTCAGCAGCTCGTCCATCGTCATCTTGCATGGATCCATCGCATGACCACCACCTATCCGCGGCGAGTGGTGATCATGGCTTTACTGCTCCTGCTATCCTCCATTGCTTCCATTGCCACCACCAGATTTGAAGCCGATATCTTCAAGCTCTTCCCGTCCCAGGCAGGTCCGCTCAAGCTGTTCCTCGATTCACTGGAGTGGACCGGCGGCGCCAAGGATGTCTATTTTCTGTTGGAGGGGGAACCATCCCTTCTGCCGGTCGAAGCTGAGAGACTGGCGGCCAGGCTGAAGACGCTGCAGGTGGATGGGACAACTGCCTTTCGCAATGTCAAATATCGTGTCTACGATACCTCCGAGGCAGCATCCTTCGCCCGGTTCATCGCCTATGCCGTAACCCATCCCCAACTGTATCTGGATCCTGCCGAAGCAGGCAATTATGGGGTGAAATTTGACCAGCCCGCAATAAACAAGGCTCTGGACAGGGCCGGAACAGAGCTTGCCAGCCAGGTGGGGATGGGAATGCGGGACATAATTGCCGCAGATCCGCTCTACCTGCGCGAGTTGATTCTGCCGCGCCTGAAAAAGGCCAGCCAGGCCTTGGCCCTTGATACCACTTCGCCGTATTTTCTTTCCCGCGACGGGCAGGTGCTGATCATGATCGCCGAGCCGGCCCAGCCGGTGCAGAATATCGCCTTTGCCAGAAAACTGGTGGCAGGCATTGAAGAGGTCCGCAGCGGTATGAAGGTGAATGTTTCCTGTGCCGGTGCCCACCTCTCAGCGGTAATGGACGAGCGGGTAATGAAAGAAAATATCATCGCCTGCATTGTTTCGTCCCTGATTGTGGTGCTGGGGCTGTTCTACCTGACCTACCGCCGGGTGCTTCCCACTCTGCTCATTCCGCTGATTCTTTTTTACGGCGTCGCCCTTGCCCTGGGGACTGCCGGCCTTTTTCTCTCCTCCATCAGCATCATCTCCTTTGCCTTTACCGCCTTGATCATCGGCCTCGGTACCGATTACTCAATCCACCTTTATGACCGCTATTACAGCGAGCGGAGCCTTGGCCGCGATACCGGTGAAGCAATGGGACTTGCCATCGTCGAAACCGGCCATGGCATATTCACCGCTGCTGCTACCACCGCGCTGCCTTTTCTGGCGCTCACCATTTCCGATGTGCGCGCCCTTTCCGAGCTTGGCCTGCTTGTGGGCCTGGGAGTGATCTTCTCTCTCTATGCGACCTTTTTCTTTCTGCCGCCGTTTATCATTGCTGCTGAACGGCGCTTTCCTGCCGTGTCATACCGTCCGCTGCCCAGATTTGGGCTGGGGTGGATCTGGAAAAAGTGCCTGACCCGTTCCGGTTGGATTGTCGGCCTCTCTGCCCTGTTTTTTTGCGTTCTTCTGGTTGCTGCATGTTTCATCAGCTTTGAAGGTGATTTGAAAAATCTCCAGCCACGCCATTCGGAGGCCTTCCTTGCCCAGGAAAAAATGGAAAAACATCTGAGCTTGAGCCCCAAGCAGATGCTGGTGGCGCTGGACGGGCATCTGCCGGCGGAATTGATGGAGCGGGGGGGACGGGTTGAGACGCTGTTGTCAGAGTATCAGCGGCGCGGCAATATTGTTTCCTGGTCTTCCCTCGGGCAGGTATTGAATAATCGGGGGGTACAGGCTGAGGTGCTGAATTCCCTGCAACAATCTTTAGCAGGCAAGCGGCCTTCAGAGGCGGTACGGGGGGCATTGCAGGAAAAGGGCTTTGCTCCTGAGGCATTCGGGCCGTTTCTGGACAGTCTTGCCGGTCTCGGCCACGCAGCGCCTGTGGATGAGAGTGAAGCCCTCGACCATCTCGGACGTTCACCCCTGCGGGGTGTGGTGGAACGCCATCTGATCAAAGACAAAGGCAATTACCATCTGCTTCTCTACATTAATTACCGGGGAGCGGAGTTCCACCAACAAACGTTCCTTAAACAGCTGGCGGCCATTGACCCCTCTGCCCGCGCTACCAGCGTCGATCTGGTCAGCGAGCAGCTTGGCGGCGCCGTGAAGAAGAGCTTTTTCTGGGGATTCCTGCTGGGTGGCGCGCTGGTGTTGTTTCTGCTTCTATCCCATTTCTCATCACTGGGGGAGATCTGGCACTCACTCTTTCCGGTGGTGGGAGGGGTAATAGCAATGCTGGGGCTGATGGTTCTGACCGGTATGCGCCTCAATTTCATGAACGCCATGGTCCTGGTTACCATTGTCGGTATGGGGAGCGACTATGGCATGCATGTCCTGCACCGGGTGACGGCGCTGGATATGCATGAAGCCGGCGAGCAGTTCGTCCAGTCCGGGCGAGCGGTGCTTCTGTCGGCGCTTACCACCATTGCCGGTTTCGGCTCTCTGGCCTTTACCGATTACGGGGCCATGTCCTCCATCGGCTGGGCAACCAACTACGGCATTGCCGCCACCGCCATCTTCGCCCTGGTGACGCTGCCGGCGATGATCTGCCGCCACAGACGCTCCTGAATCAGACTGATCAGCGGAATAATGTAATCCCCAGAAGAATTTTGCTGGAATTGAGCGGCTCGTTGGGGGAGGCGGTGCCGGCATTGGAAATGTGGTGGTAGCGGTATTCCAGGCTGACCGCCTTGTCCTTGGCAATGAAGTACTGGACGCCGGTTCCCCCCTGGTAGGAGAAATCCAGGCGGCTTCCCATGGTCGGCAGTCCCAGATCCACAAAAAGCACTCCGCCACCGGCAAAGACATAGGGTGCAAAATCCTCCAGGGAAGTAAATTTCCAACTCCCCAGCAGGTAGCCGCCAGTCATGGACCGCACCCTTGGGTCCACGGTCAGGTGCAGCGGCAGTTCCATCAACAGCTCATGACGTCCCCGATACCAGCCGCGACCTGTCTCATCGGAGAGGAACCAGCCGAAACGGGCGATGGTGTCGTAGGTCTGCACCTGGGTCCTGGTGTCGCCGAAACCGCGGTGGGTGATGCCGTAGCCCGAAAGCAGCGTATATTCGCCGGTGGCATTTCTGACGGTGACCTCTTCAGCGTAAGCAGCTGCGTTGCTGCAAAGGATTATTGTCAGGGCGACAGCTAAAATCTTCCCATAAACTGTTTCACTTCTCCCCATCTGCACCCTTACCATTTCTGCTTCATCTCGAACCTGAGGATCTCCGGCAGATTGCGCAGGAACATCTTGATACTGTGGGGCGACTTCCAGAGCATTTTCGTGTAACCCCAGTGGATCCGGCTGCGGCGGTAAAAACGCCTGATGAATTCGTTATAGAGGTTTTCCAGCTGCTCCAGGGTCATGCCATGGGGGATGAAGACGAAGTTCATGCAGTTCATGTCCGGCCAGTCCTCCCTGAATTCCCCCTGCTGGCAGATGTTTTCGTAGATGGGAGCCCCCGGAAACGGGGTGAACTTGGTAACGTTGATTTCGTCCAATGGCAGCGTCAGGGCATAGTCGATGGTGCGCCTGATGGCGGCTTCGTCTTCCCCCGGCAGACCGACCATGAACAGCCCCTTGACCCTCATACCGCCGGTTTTCACCATCTTCAGCTTTTGATGCACGGCGTCCAGTGCCATGTATTTGCGGTGCTTCTTCAGGACCTCCGGGTCTCCGGACTCGATGCCGAAATTTACCTGCCAGCAGCCCGATTTCTTCAACAATCCCACCAGTTCTTCATCCACATGCTCAAGACGGGCGATGCAGTTGTAGGTGACCGGTAGCCGGTTGTCCACCAGCAGGCGGCACAGTTCCTCCACCCTGCTGCGGTCGAAGGTGAAGAGATCGTCGTAAAAGAAGACGTGGCGGATGCCGAAGTCCCGGTGCAGGTATTTCAGGTGCTCGAAGATGTAGCCGGGGGAATTGAAGCGGAAGCCCCGGCTGAAGACCGAACGGTCGCAGTAGCTGCAGTGGTAGGGGCAGCCGCGGCTGGAGATGATGCTGGTATTGGGAGCAGCAGGATAACTGAAGAGGGGCAGGTTGTATCTGCCGGGAAATTGGTCCAGCCGGTGATAAGCCGGGAAGGGGAGTGAATCCAGATCAGCGATATGCTGGCGAATGCCGCTTAAGACCCCCTTGCCGTCGCGGCGATGGCCGATGCCGGGAATATGTTCCACGCCGCTGAAGTTGGCAGCCAATAGCTCGTAAAAGGTTACCTCTCCTTCGCCGATGATCAGATAGTCGATGGCGGGGAAGGTGTCGAGTAGTGAAACGCCGACCGAGCAGGCGTGGGCACCGCCAAAAATGACCTTGATCTCCGGTGCCTGTTCCTTGATACTATGGGCTATCCCATAACCTTCGAGGAAGGATGAGGTGGTACAGGAAAAGCCGACCACATCGGGCTTGCTGCCGATTATGTGGGCAACAAGCTCCGGCGTGGGCATG
This region of Geotalea daltonii FRC-32 genomic DNA includes:
- a CDS encoding LolA family protein; amino-acid sequence: MKKILLVLLFISFCLGQSAHAAPNKALEALETLRRGFSGMNDFTADIVQEKQMAMMKRKMVSKGIVRFRKPGTFFMELLPPYASRLLLRDNVLTMRLPEQGVTDRIVLPPDESLDKWFAYLAKPMTKLPEGMEVRADRQGSTWNVQLSPKGKGGVKDLAISFDADGKIKRLAIDERNGDRTVIKFANMRRNAGLTEKDFLLD
- a CDS encoding MMPL family transporter; translation: MPNAIRTITRSFQQLVHRHLAWIHRMTTTYPRRVVIMALLLLLSSIASIATTRFEADIFKLFPSQAGPLKLFLDSLEWTGGAKDVYFLLEGEPSLLPVEAERLAARLKTLQVDGTTAFRNVKYRVYDTSEAASFARFIAYAVTHPQLYLDPAEAGNYGVKFDQPAINKALDRAGTELASQVGMGMRDIIAADPLYLRELILPRLKKASQALALDTTSPYFLSRDGQVLIMIAEPAQPVQNIAFARKLVAGIEEVRSGMKVNVSCAGAHLSAVMDERVMKENIIACIVSSLIVVLGLFYLTYRRVLPTLLIPLILFYGVALALGTAGLFLSSISIISFAFTALIIGLGTDYSIHLYDRYYSERSLGRDTGEAMGLAIVETGHGIFTAAATTALPFLALTISDVRALSELGLLVGLGVIFSLYATFFFLPPFIIAAERRFPAVSYRPLPRFGLGWIWKKCLTRSGWIVGLSALFFCVLLVAACFISFEGDLKNLQPRHSEAFLAQEKMEKHLSLSPKQMLVALDGHLPAELMERGGRVETLLSEYQRRGNIVSWSSLGQVLNNRGVQAEVLNSLQQSLAGKRPSEAVRGALQEKGFAPEAFGPFLDSLAGLGHAAPVDESEALDHLGRSPLRGVVERHLIKDKGNYHLLLYINYRGAEFHQQTFLKQLAAIDPSARATSVDLVSEQLGGAVKKSFFWGFLLGGALVLFLLLSHFSSLGEIWHSLFPVVGGVIAMLGLMVLTGMRLNFMNAMVLVTIVGMGSDYGMHVLHRVTALDMHEAGEQFVQSGRAVLLSALTTIAGFGSLAFTDYGAMSSIGWATNYGIAATAIFALVTLPAMICRHRRS
- a CDS encoding acyloxyacyl hydrolase; its protein translation is MVRVQMGRSETVYGKILAVALTIILCSNAAAYAEEVTVRNATGEYTLLSGYGITHRGFGDTRTQVQTYDTIARFGWFLSDETGRGWYRGRHELLMELPLHLTVDPRVRSMTGGYLLGSWKFTSLEDFAPYVFAGGGVLFVDLGLPTMGSRLDFSYQGGTGVQYFIAKDKAVSLEYRYHHISNAGTASPNEPLNSSKILLGITLFR
- a CDS encoding B12-binding domain-containing radical SAM protein; its protein translation is MKALFVHPHGRNWLGNLKDISSIFNLMPPLGMMSIAAYLEAKGMEVELMDCYARPMPTPELVAHIIGSKPDVVGFSCTTSSFLEGYGIAHSIKEQAPEIKVIFGGAHACSVGVSLLDTFPAIDYLIIGEGEVTFYELLAANFSGVEHIPGIGHRRDGKGVLSGIRQHIADLDSLPFPAYHRLDQFPGRYNLPLFSYPAAPNTSIISSRGCPYHCSYCDRSVFSRGFRFNSPGYIFEHLKYLHRDFGIRHVFFYDDLFTFDRSRVEELCRLLVDNRLPVTYNCIARLEHVDEELVGLLKKSGCWQVNFGIESGDPEVLKKHRKYMALDAVHQKLKMVKTGGMRVKGLFMVGLPGEDEAAIRRTIDYALTLPLDEINVTKFTPFPGAPIYENICQQGEFREDWPDMNCMNFVFIPHGMTLEQLENLYNEFIRRFYRRSRIHWGYTKMLWKSPHSIKMFLRNLPEILRFEMKQKW